The Bacteroidota bacterium genome includes the window GTGCATCAGGTATAATTTTTTGCATCACTTTCTTAATTTTACTCAACTCATTCATGAGGTTTACTTTATTGTGCAAGCGACCGGCAGTATCTATAATAACCACATCGGCGTTTTTTGCAACTGCCGATTTAAGTGTATCAAACGCAACAGATGCAGGGTCGGCGTTCATACCTTGCGATACAATAGGCACACCAACACGTTCCGACCAAATAATTAACTGGTCAACTGCGGCGGCTCTAAAGGTGTCGGCAGCTCCTAAAACCACACTTTTTCCGGCTTTTTTAAATTGGTGCGCCAGTTTACCAATGGTGGTGGTTTTTCCAACTCCGTTTACACCAACAACCATAATTACGTATGGTTTAGCACTTTCGGGTAACGAAAAATCACTGAGTTCAACCGTGTTGTTTTCAGAAAGAAGCGCAGCAATTTCTTCTTTCATCAAGCTATTTAATTGAGAGGTGCCAACATACTTATCTTGTGCAACACGTTTTTCAATGCGTTCAATTATTTTCAAGGTGGTTGCAACTCCAATATCCGACGACACAAGAATTTCTTCTAATTTATCTAAAACATCCGCATCAACTGTTGATTTTCCTACAATTGCCTTGGCTAGTTTTGAGAAAATATTTTCTTTGGTTTTTTCAAGACCTTTATCTAAACTTTCCTTTTTTTCTTTGCTAAAAAAGCTGAATAAGCCCATTGTGTAGTTAGGATTTTGCGGTAGTGATGAATATGTGTTCTGTTAAATACATCAAACAGAAAAAGCTTCTTCCAAATTGAAAGAAGCTTTTAAATGCTACATGAAAACAAAAAAGATTAAGCTTTAAAAAAATCTTTAATGTGGTCGTTGTGTACGATTTCTTCTTTAAAAGTAAAAGCTCCGGTTTTAGGCGATTTTACCATTTTAATAACCTTTGTAAAGTTGTTTCCTTTACCTGACTTTAATGTTGCAACTACTTTCTTTGCCATTGTGTATTAGTTTTTGGTTTTGTGCATTGCCGGCATAGACAAAGCCGGTTTAATCCAATAAAACCCTATTATTTAATTTCTTTATGAACTGTTTTTTTCTTTAAGATAGGGTTGAATTTTTTTAATTCAATTCTATCAGGAGTGTTTCTTTTGTTCTTGGTAGTAATGTAACGCGAAGTTCCCGGCTTACCACTGTCTTTGTGCTCAGTACACTCTAAAATCACCTGAATTCTGTTGCCTTTTTTTGCCATCTTTTCTTAAATAATAAATGTAACAGGAAGCATTAATCCCTTCCTTTTTTTTCAATCGGGACGCAAATGTAATACTTTATTGTAAATAATTATCAAAATAGTTCTATTATTTTCTCTATTTAATCAATTACAACAATCGCATGCGTTTTAAAAAGCGCCTTTCTGCTTTTTCAGAATTCAATCGAATACCGGCAAAAACTAACATTTTAGTATTGCTGTAAGTGATTGATAAATTGGTGTTGGCTTTTTTAATTAGGTTTTCGTAAATGTAAAAGAATCCAAAGAAAAACTTCCCTGCATCATAGCGGGTCGAAAATCGCAAGTTTAGTTTGTCGATTAGCGCAGCCTTCTGCTGAACCGAAATTGAACTAAGCAACTGTTGTTGTGTAAAATCTATTCCCAGTCCATTAATAATTGAACCGGTAATACTAAGTTTTTTACGTATCACAAATGTGTGTGCATATCCAAGATTAATTCCGGCAGTTTGAAAGGTTATTCGTTTACTCTGACTAAGTTCATTAAAATATGACTTAAATTGGACAGGAGCCATACCGGTAGAATCTAATAAATCTAAATAGGTATAAAATACTCCCAAAATACCTGTACCACACGATTTTTTTTGAATTTCAGTAAATGTAAATGAACCGCGATATGAAAACTTCTTATAGTTAAAAATATAGCTTGAAGATAAGCCAAATGCATTTAAACGCATGGCAGGTTTTAATAAATAGGGAGTATTGTCAATCGGAGTATTACTGGTAAAATCGTTGGAATTTTTGAGATAAAAACCTTCATAATTTTTATAATATGTATCAGTAATCAATCGCTTTCCATAAAAATTGAAATTAAAATCGAGGTGCTTTTTAGTGTTACCCTTTTCATTAAAACCCGGTTGTTTGATAGTAATTCCAGTATTTAGTACAAAAGTCGCTATGCGGTTACTGAACATTAAACCTATGATGTAGTTATCATTGGGCTTGTAGGTTAATTTTTTAATTGGCGAATTCGCATTCGATTCTTCCAATCGTATATCTTGTGATTTATAGATTAATGGAAGAGAAATAGTAGTAAAGTGTTTTAATGATTGGTAAAAACTAGTATCATAGTAGGGTGTATTAGCTTTATAAATATACTGAACAAATTTTCGATGAGGTTTTAAAAGAAATTGAAGAAATGCACTTTCCTTTTTTGTTGAATCAACTGAAGCATTTGATATAGTACTAAAGAAGAGTAGTATCGAAAAACAACATACCAACTTGCTTATCGGAGTTTTAAAAACGCTAAAGGAATTCATGGCCGGTACTTACTTTTCAAAAACACCTTTAGTTTTCATTAATGCCTCAATATCTTCAATCTTAGTTACTAAACTTTGAGATAAATTTTCGGGTAAATTATCCGTAATAAGAATATTATCTTCAATACGTACTCCAATATTCCACCATTTTTTATCACAGTTTGAACCTTCCGGAATATAAATTCCAGGTTCTACGGTCATGACATTTCCAGCTTTTAATAGTCCATGTGTCCCTACATCATGCACATCCAACCCTAAATAATGTGAAGTACCGTGCATAAAATAATTCCTATAATCAGCAGCATCCTGAATAATGCCTAATTTAAGTAAACCACTTTGTATAACTTTTATAGCTTCATAGTGTGGTGAATAAAATTTATTTCCAGCTTTGCAGGCAGCTATCGCAGCATCGTGCGCATCCAATACGAGTTGATATATTTTTTTCTCACTTTCTGTAAATGTTCCACTCATGGGAACAGTGCGTGTAATATCTGCTGCGTAACCATGGTATTCGGCACCAGCATCGGTAAGCAATAAATGAGACAGGTTATTTTTTTTACGGTTCGAAGTATAATGTAACACGCATGAGTTTTCGGAATTTCCAACAATACTCGGGTAGGCAATACATTCAGCACCTCTAGAAATAAAACCATATTCAACAATCGCTTGTGCCTGGTATTCGCTGTTTGATGGCTGTAAAGATTGTATTAAATCTTTGTGTGCTTCACAACTTATAGTAATAGCCTTTCGCATCATGCGCAATTCCTCTTCCTGTTTTACTTCTCTTAATTTAGTGAGTATAGTAGACAAGCGTTTTTCATTGGCAGCGCTTTTCCCGGCTTCAGTCAATTTTTTTTGAAACATCTGTTGCAATTCATACTTATTATCTTCTTCCGAATACGTGTTCTCTAGTGATTTCTTATTATAAATAAATACAGCTTCACATTTCGAAAATGGCATATCGTATTTTTCCAGCTCAGTATGCAATTTCACATCTTTTATTCTCGATACTTTTCGTGCCTCTTCAATCGTTAAAGTGCGCCCTGTCCATATTTCTTTACTAACATTCGGAGCTTGAATAAAAAGTAACTCGTTATAGCTTATAGTATCGTATTGCTGGGTGTCTTTAAAAATAATTAGTAAGGAATTAGGTTCCGTAAAACCACTGAGATAATAAAAATTAGGGTCTTGATGAAAGGCATAATCCACATCGCCACTTCTGGTTTGCAATGAGTTTGAAAAAAAAACCGCCATAGCATGTTCGGGCAATTCAGCCCTAAGCGCTTCTCTTCGATTGGCATGAAATGACGCACTTAAACGATCATTATCATAAAATAAAGCATGGGTATGTTTAGCAGAGTCTGTTGAACTTTGTGCAAAGACACAGTGTGCATACAAGAATACTAAAACAATTATTTTTAATTGATTCATCGATGGCTTAAAGATAAAAAATAAGCGTATGATTCATGCAAACATCAAATTTGGAACAAAAAATCACTTGCTCAAATTTTTGTTGAAACAACTGCTATCAGAGCCTTCTTAGCCTAACTGGAATTAATTTGTGAAATGATTTGACAGGCAGTGTGAAAATCATCCGACATTACACAAGTATTTCTACCAAAATAATCGTGCATTTGCTGGATGCTTTAATCTATAAGTATATAGTATTAATAAGCTTTGTAGTTTATCTATCCAAGCCAAAGCAATTATTTTTTAATTCTGTTAAACTCCGCCTCATTCACATTTTTATTGTTGTAATTGAACTTAGTTTTAGATGTAAGATTGTAGGTTAATGTTAGCCGTAAATAGCTAAGTGTAAATTTTTGCTTGTATTCATTACTGAATGTATTTGCCGTAAATTTTCCCGCTGCTTGTGCCGTATTTGCAAAGTCGTTCCATAGTAGATTAACGTTTAGCGCATCTTCCTTCAAGAAAGATCTTGATAGTGCTATTGTGAAGTAATAATAGGGCTTACGTTTAGTAAGACCATCTAAGCTATTGCCGTAATATTCAGCTGTAAATTCAGCAGTAAACCAAGCAGGAATTTTATAAGTATGATAGGTGTACAAATATAATTGAGGTATACTTCTTAAGGTGGTGTATTCAACTCTGTTATCCTTGTACTGATAAATATTTAATGCACAAGAAGTATAAGTTGAGTAATTCCCTTTTTCATAGGGAGTTTCAATTGCTACAGTTTGGATAGTTCGCTGTTGTATATTGTCTTTCGTAAAAATAACGGCGTTGGGGCTAGGCGAAACAGGATTGGCCATCATTACCGAATTAATGGTTCTTTTTGAAAGTGTGTAAGCATATCTCAATGAGATGGATTTAAAAGTCAGTTTTATTTCGCTTTGATGTAAATATTCCGGTTTCAAAAGTGCATTCCCACGTATGCCGGTTAAACTATCTAAATACCATAAAAATGGATCCATATCCTGGTATAAAGGTCTATTAATTTTATAAGCGTAAGATGTACTTAGTTTCCAGCTATCGTTTAACGAATAATGAAGCTTTGCACTAGGAAATACATCGGAATAGGAATTCTTAAAATACACACTGTCGTATAAAATAGATTTACTATGCGCCAAGGTGTGTTCCCAGCGTATACCAAGGCTGGTTGTGAGTTTATTTGCGACGTATTTATATACAATATACGCTGCCGGCACATATTCAGTATACAGCGTATTGTTGGCTATTGACGTATTCGGGCTATAAATCGTTTCACTTGTTTTTTTAGAGAAAAATTGAATGTTGCCTTCGTTCGTGGTGGTTGAAAATTTAGCACCAATATCAACGCTTCCCTTTTTAAGTTTATGACTATAATCTGTTTGAGCTGTGTAAAGCTGTATGCTATTTAAATTGTCGTTTATTCGGTTGTAAGAAATTGTATCAATTATTTCTACAATGTTATCCAACAATTTATTTTGAAATTGGTTGTATTGTACCCCAATAAATAAGGTATTTCCCTTTTCTCCTATTTCGTTGTAATAGTTAATATTGGCCGAATGATTCAGCAATTTGGTGGTTGCAGCATTCGTCATGTTTATTTTTGAAACAAAAATTTCGTCCGAATAATAATCGCCGTTTTGAAGAACATCTAATTTGAAAAAGTGCGATAATCCATCGTATTGTGCAGACACTGATGAATGCTCGTTTAGTTTATATCCTAAGCCTGCTCGGTAATAATGCACGCTGGTATTGTGATTGTTTTCGGTGTAGTATCCATACTTTTTAAAACTGCCACTGCTAGTTATAAATTTGTTTTCACTCCATGAAGTGCCCAATTCATTGGCATAGTAACTATTGAAATCCCATTTGTTTTTTCTGAAATTAAAAGTAATATTAGCAGCATTCATGGTGTATTCACCCAAAGGTTTATTTTTTATTAATCCGCTAGTTGTTGAATTTACAAGTGTTACGCTCGTTCCTTGTGAATAGTATTTTTGCATGCTTATTAAAACTACAGCTTTGCCTTTTGCATCGTACCTGGCATCAGGATTTGTGATAATTTCTATACTTTTAATATCACTTGGCGGCAAAGATTTAAAACTCTCAAAAGTTATTTCTTTACCATTCAGTATCAACAATGCCTCACCTCTTCCAAAAACATTCACCTTATTACCCGATACACTCACAGTGGGGATTCTACCTAATAATTCGTTCGCGTTGGCACTTTTACTGAGCAATGAATTTTCAACATTCACTTTTGTTCCTTCGGTGGTTTTTTCAAACATGGGTTTAGTTGCCACCAGCACAAATTCACGCAAGTCATTTGATGCAGCATTTAATTGAACATTTCCTAATTGAATATTCTGAGTGTCTACTATAAATGCTTGCTGAAAATCTTGAAAACCTAATGAAGTAATTTTCAATAAAACAAATCCTTTTTGCGCAAAGCTTAAATCAATTTTGCCATTCTCAAAGTAATTACCCAAGAGCATGTTATCGCTTGAATCAACCAAAATAACGTTGCCACTTAATGGCATGTTTTCTGGGTTTACAACATTCGCTGTTAAGCTAACATTTTGCGATTGGGCGATTCGAGAATAAAGGAAAAAAATTAGAACAAGATACTTTTTCATGAGGCAAGAATTTTACACCACAAAACTAGTTCTAATGGGCTGTTCAACTAAGTCAATGAAAGGACATATTCGGACAGAAAAGGCGAGGTATGATTAGTAGTTGAATCTCTTTTAATTGCATAACCAAATAATTAGTTAGTGAATCCGGGAGGGTATATTTTGGGAATAAAAAAAGCTGTCCTTGCGAGACAGCTTTTACAGTATTGTATGCAAAAATTAATTTGCCAAATAGCCTTTTTCTTTAGCAGTTTTCATAACTGCAGAAATTCCTTTTTTATGAATGTTTCTTAAAGCAGAAGTTGAAACTTTAAGAGTAACCCAAGTACCATCTTCAGGGACAAAGAATTTTTTAACGATCAAATTTGGGTTAAATTTTCTTTTAGTCTTTTTATTCGAGAAAGAAACTTTATTTCCTCCTATGGCTTTTTTGCCGGTTAAATCGCAGATACGTGACATGTTGTATAATTATTAAAGCAGTTTTTTTAAAAACGGAGTGCAAATAACGTAAAATATTTTTGAAACAGCAAAAAATATTTAGTTCTAGCGCTGAGATATCTTTTAATAACTCGAAATAAAGTATAATTATTACGATGAAGTGTAATCCTTTTGTTGGATTTATTGGCTGAATAGCCGCTCATGGTCTTAGATTTAACACTTAGAGTTTTACCAGTTCTCTAAAATTAGTCCTTACATCATAGTGCTTTGTAGCATGCTTTAAAAATTGCTCCAAACAAGCAAAGTTGTGCGCCGAAAGCATTTTTGGGTGCGAAATAAAGTGCATGAGTGTATTTTGACGAAGGAAGTTTTGATACAGTTTCAGCTTTACACGGGTCAATAATTCAATAGAAACCATTTCATGCTGGTTTTTAATGGTTTCTATGTTTTCTTCAACCTGAGAAACCACGCCACTACCATCGCCTACAGAGCGATTGCCGGTTTTCCATAAAAACTTCAATAATAACTTATTAGCAAATTCAATTGCCGCTGAAACTCGTACTAAAGATATTGGCACCTCAATAAAACTACCTCCTTCAACTGCTTGTGTAATATCCATTTCAAATTGATATACTTTCTTGGGTGCCACTTGGAAATCGTAATACTGGGCCGTACTTAAATTTTTCATACCCGGCAAAACACTAAAATCATACACAATACCGTGCTTTTTAAAACAAGGATAAAAATCACTAAAAGGCTGTATACACCATCCTCCGGCACGGTATCCATCCATTTTGTAATTGGCAGTTACCGGTGAAATAATGTCGTTTAAAATGCGAATTGAATTATCAAATATAGCTTCGCGCTCCTTTTCTTGCAAAGCATGAAATCGATAATAAGTAAGTGATGGAAGCGACCAATTATTAGTGCGTACATCGTAGGTTGCATCTTGCCAATGTGGATGGATGTGCGGATAGATAAGGTGCCCTTTTCGGATTAATTCCTGTAATTGTTGTTGAATAGCATCAAAATCAACTTTTGCAGCAGGATGTACATTAGCAACTTCTTTTAATCGCAGCAAATAGGTTGTGTCAACAAAAAATAATGCATTCGCAATTCCATAGCGTTCAAAAAGTCCGATTAGCTGTCGGGTAGGAGCCAGCATACATTTTTCGACCGAGCCGCTACTTCGACCTAAAAATAACTCGTAATCAAATGTAAAGAGTAAATTTTTAGATGGCTTCATTGCTTAAATCGATTGTTTAATGCGAATAGGGATAGTTAAATCAACTGTTTGATTAGAATTTTACTGTGTTGCAAAGTCGAAAATTGCTCAGTGTTAAATGTACTGTTAAATTGAATAGCCTTATTTTTTACGTTTTTAATTAAGTTTTCGAAATCATTTTCAAAATTCTCAAAGTCAATAAAAACGCCAAGTTGATTACTTACCAAGAAATCTGGAACTTCTCCTTTTTTTGAAAAAATTACGATGGGTTTTCGGTTAGCAAGGTATTCGTAAAACTTGGTATTAAAGGCAAAAGAATGATCGTGTGCCGCAAAAATTAAACAAAAATCACTGAGTTGAATTTGTGCTTGAATTTCGTTCAAACGAATAGGTGCATTTAAACTAATGGATGAAAGTCCGAAACCGGTAAATAGTTTTTTCATCGCCGGATCCATATCGCCATAAAAATCAAAGCGAAACTTTTGTGCAAAATGCGGATCGGCTGTTTCTTGTTTTTTTAAGGCGCTTAAAAATGGAGTTAAAATATATTCCACATTCGAATAAAAAGTACCTGCATAAATAAAACGTTGTACGGTTGAATTTGAGGCAGCTTGAGGCTTCTTCACTATATCATCA containing:
- the ftsY gene encoding signal recognition particle-docking protein FtsY, coding for MGLFSFFSKEKKESLDKGLEKTKENIFSKLAKAIVGKSTVDADVLDKLEEILVSSDIGVATTLKIIERIEKRVAQDKYVGTSQLNSLMKEEIAALLSENNTVELSDFSLPESAKPYVIMVVGVNGVGKTTTIGKLAHQFKKAGKSVVLGAADTFRAAAVDQLIIWSERVGVPIVSQGMNADPASVAFDTLKSAVAKNADVVIIDTAGRLHNKVNLMNELSKIKKVMQKIIPDAPHEILLVLDASTGQNAIEQCKQFTAATDVNALALTKLDGTAKGGVVIGISDQFKIPVKYIGVGEKIDDLQVFNKSLFIDSFFS
- the rpmG gene encoding 50S ribosomal protein L33, with protein sequence MAKKGNRIQVILECTEHKDSGKPGTSRYITTKNKRNTPDRIELKKFNPILKKKTVHKEIK
- a CDS encoding TonB-dependent receptor; protein product: MKKYLVLIFFLYSRIAQSQNVSLTANVVNPENMPLSGNVILVDSSDNMLLGNYFENGKIDLSFAQKGFVLLKITSLGFQDFQQAFIVDTQNIQLGNVQLNAASNDLREFVLVATKPMFEKTTEGTKVNVENSLLSKSANANELLGRIPTVSVSGNKVNVFGRGEALLILNGKEITFESFKSLPPSDIKSIEIITNPDARYDAKGKAVVLISMQKYYSQGTSVTLVNSTTSGLIKNKPLGEYTMNAANITFNFRKNKWDFNSYYANELGTSWSENKFITSSGSFKKYGYYTENNHNTSVHYYRAGLGYKLNEHSSVSAQYDGLSHFFKLDVLQNGDYYSDEIFVSKINMTNAATTKLLNHSANINYYNEIGEKGNTLFIGVQYNQFQNKLLDNIVEIIDTISYNRINDNLNSIQLYTAQTDYSHKLKKGSVDIGAKFSTTTNEGNIQFFSKKTSETIYSPNTSIANNTLYTEYVPAAYIVYKYVANKLTTSLGIRWEHTLAHSKSILYDSVYFKNSYSDVFPSAKLHYSLNDSWKLSTSYAYKINRPLYQDMDPFLWYLDSLTGIRGNALLKPEYLHQSEIKLTFKSISLRYAYTLSKRTINSVMMANPVSPSPNAVIFTKDNIQQRTIQTVAIETPYEKGNYSTYTSCALNIYQYKDNRVEYTTLRSIPQLYLYTYHTYKIPAWFTAEFTAEYYGNSLDGLTKRKPYYYFTIALSRSFLKEDALNVNLLWNDFANTAQAAGKFTANTFSNEYKQKFTLSYLRLTLTYNLTSKTKFNYNNKNVNEAEFNRIKK
- a CDS encoding DUF4421 family protein, whose translation is MNSFSVFKTPISKLVCCFSILLFFSTISNASVDSTKKESAFLQFLLKPHRKFVQYIYKANTPYYDTSFYQSLKHFTTISLPLIYKSQDIRLEESNANSPIKKLTYKPNDNYIIGLMFSNRIATFVLNTGITIKQPGFNEKGNTKKHLDFNFNFYGKRLITDTYYKNYEGFYLKNSNDFTSNTPIDNTPYLLKPAMRLNAFGLSSSYIFNYKKFSYRGSFTFTEIQKKSCGTGILGVFYTYLDLLDSTGMAPVQFKSYFNELSQSKRITFQTAGINLGYAHTFVIRKKLSITGSIINGLGIDFTQQQLLSSISVQQKAALIDKLNLRFSTRYDAGKFFFGFFYIYENLIKKANTNLSITYSNTKMLVFAGIRLNSEKAERRFLKRMRLL
- a CDS encoding DUF4295 domain-containing protein, giving the protein MAKKVVATLKSGKGNNFTKVIKMVKSPKTGAFTFKEEIVHNDHIKDFFKA
- a CDS encoding aminopeptidase P N-terminal domain-containing protein, coding for MNQLKIIVLVFLYAHCVFAQSSTDSAKHTHALFYDNDRLSASFHANRREALRAELPEHAMAVFFSNSLQTRSGDVDYAFHQDPNFYYLSGFTEPNSLLIIFKDTQQYDTISYNELLFIQAPNVSKEIWTGRTLTIEEARKVSRIKDVKLHTELEKYDMPFSKCEAVFIYNKKSLENTYSEEDNKYELQQMFQKKLTEAGKSAANEKRLSTILTKLREVKQEEELRMMRKAITISCEAHKDLIQSLQPSNSEYQAQAIVEYGFISRGAECIAYPSIVGNSENSCVLHYTSNRKKNNLSHLLLTDAGAEYHGYAADITRTVPMSGTFTESEKKIYQLVLDAHDAAIAACKAGNKFYSPHYEAIKVIQSGLLKLGIIQDAADYRNYFMHGTSHYLGLDVHDVGTHGLLKAGNVMTVEPGIYIPEGSNCDKKWWNIGVRIEDNILITDNLPENLSQSLVTKIEDIEALMKTKGVFEK
- a CDS encoding 50S ribosomal protein L28, giving the protein MSRICDLTGKKAIGGNKVSFSNKKTKRKFNPNLIVKKFFVPEDGTWVTLKVSTSALRNIHKKGISAVMKTAKEKGYLAN